A DNA window from Merismopedia glauca CCAP 1448/3 contains the following coding sequences:
- a CDS encoding tetratricopeptide repeat protein, with protein sequence MEGKITGNASRPQDEGYQIIYSNNTIGGVSGGAVLNENGEVIGIHGRGEQKLDPNSPGEFKTLPTGQNIGIAVNTFLRLGLVDVGVKAPAVQVAVAPKADDFLLQGNEKFQKKDYQGAIADLDKAIAINPKYAPAYTVRGIVRGTALKQYSEALADFDKAIALNPQDAYAYMSRGVIRAALKQYPGAIADLDKAIAINPQLVEAYAVRGGVHGHFKHYPEAFADFDKAIAIDPQYALAYDGRGRVRILLKQYLEALADYDKLITINPQYAPAYALRGGVRNELKQYPEALADYDKAIALNPQDAAAYINQGLIYYENRDLETAINKWQKAITIDEQLAEPKLALGVALYTQGKPKEGLELAKTALRLDPQLVDLEYLKKNLWGERLRDDADKLLQNPQIQPLRKTDTIRNGDEGTPRRDDGKMRRFRDRDTLRHGG encoded by the coding sequence TTGGAAGGTAAAATTACGGGTAATGCCTCTCGTCCTCAAGACGAAGGATATCAAATCATTTATAGCAACAACACGATTGGGGGAGTTAGTGGCGGTGCGGTATTAAATGAAAACGGAGAAGTGATTGGCATACATGGCAGAGGAGAACAGAAACTAGACCCTAATAGCCCAGGAGAATTCAAAACCCTTCCTACGGGTCAGAATATTGGGATTGCTGTCAACACGTTTTTGCGGTTAGGGTTAGTAGATGTGGGAGTCAAAGCGCCAGCAGTACAAGTTGCAGTCGCACCCAAGGCTGATGACTTTTTGCTTCAAGGTAACGAGAAGTTTCAGAAAAAAGATTATCAAGGAGCAATAGCTGATTTAGACAAGGCTATAGCTATTAATCCCAAGTATGCACCAGCCTACACCGTACGGGGAATTGTCCGCGGTACTGCATTAAAACAGTACTCAGAGGCTCTAGCCGATTTTGACAAAGCCATAGCCCTTAATCCACAGGATGCATATGCATACATGAGTCGAGGAGTTATCCGCGCTGCGCTAAAACAATATCCAGGGGCAATAGCTGATTTAGACAAAGCTATAGCTATTAATCCTCAGTTAGTAGAAGCCTACGCTGTACGGGGAGGTGTTCATGGTCATTTCAAACACTATCCAGAGGCGTTCGCTGATTTTGACAAAGCTATAGCCATTGATCCCCAGTATGCACTAGCTTATGACGGACGGGGACGTGTTCGCATTCTTCTAAAACAGTATCTAGAGGCATTAGCTGATTACGATAAACTCATCACCATTAATCCCCAGTATGCACCAGCCTATGCCTTACGGGGAGGAGTCCGTAATGAGTTAAAACAGTACCCAGAGGCATTAGCTGATTACGACAAAGCTATAGCTCTTAATCCCCAGGATGCAGCAGCCTACATCAACCAAGGCTTAATCTACTACGAAAATCGGGATTTAGAAACGGCAATTAATAAATGGCAAAAAGCCATCACCATTGACGAACAATTAGCCGAACCTAAATTAGCTTTGGGGGTAGCTTTGTATACTCAGGGTAAGCCAAAAGAAGGCTTAGAACTGGCAAAAACAGCACTCCGCCTAGATCCGCAGCTTGTAGATTTAGAGTATCTCAAGAAAAACCTGTGGGGAGAACGTTTGCGAGATGATGCTGATAAATTGCTTCAAAATCCCCAAATCCAACCGTTGCGAAAGACTGACACGATAAGAAATGGGGATGAAGGAACGCCAAGACGCGATGATGGCAAGATGCGGCGATTTAGAGATCGTGACACCCTGAGACACGGAGGCTGA
- a CDS encoding Mo-dependent nitrogenase C-terminal domain-containing protein — MNVTEYTVSNVALVSWVWINKSQPLENQEKVPSPMQNSQPKPDILQPVRQWLNNLEISNPNLAHRLCQAIPAQCPFERDVKVLGRTLFHIPPMCKLNPLYEEVVGLRFRALCYLADTCGEDITRYC, encoded by the coding sequence ATGAATGTTACAGAATATACAGTTTCCAATGTTGCTCTAGTTAGTTGGGTTTGGATTAATAAGTCACAACCGTTGGAAAATCAGGAGAAAGTTCCATCGCCTATGCAAAATTCTCAGCCTAAACCCGATATTTTGCAACCTGTACGTCAATGGTTGAATAACCTAGAAATCAGCAACCCTAATTTAGCTCATCGTTTGTGTCAAGCAATTCCCGCTCAATGTCCTTTTGAAAGAGATGTTAAGGTACTCGGTCGTACTTTATTCCATATTCCCCCAATGTGCAAGTTAAACCCACTTTATGAAGAAGTCGTCGGTTTACGCTTTCGCGCCTTGTGTTATTTAGCTGATACTTGTGGTGAAGATATCACCCGTTACTGCTAA
- a CDS encoding C40 family peptidase, whose translation MNLEQMLPSSASGEYICLKDLDLYSSSKCSSLATQAASNRRLRILSNQVQQEAIEVCLCEDDYPSWLKVEETIYLKPSLEKYQLVNFSHHQIQALLPQVINFTHQSMEVANYYLWGGTVAPNYDCSGLIQAAFSSVGIWLPRDAYQQQQFAEPIPKDELQAGDLVFFSKTPNKITHVGLCLGEGRYIHSSGREIGRNGIGIDELSPDADEVSRAYYQQFHSGGRIVQSYQPTGKKWSRA comes from the coding sequence ATGAATTTGGAACAAATGTTGCCATCATCCGCAAGTGGAGAGTATATTTGCTTAAAGGATTTGGACTTATATAGCAGTAGTAAATGTTCCAGTTTAGCGACTCAAGCTGCTAGTAACCGTAGATTAAGGATCTTGTCAAATCAAGTACAGCAAGAAGCTATAGAGGTTTGTCTATGCGAAGATGATTATCCAAGTTGGCTAAAGGTAGAAGAAACAATTTATTTAAAGCCAAGTTTAGAAAAATATCAATTAGTTAATTTTTCTCATCATCAAATACAAGCTTTACTACCGCAAGTTATTAATTTTACGCATCAATCTATGGAGGTAGCCAATTACTATCTTTGGGGAGGAACCGTAGCGCCAAATTATGATTGTTCTGGGCTGATACAGGCAGCTTTTTCGAGTGTAGGAATTTGGCTACCTAGAGATGCTTATCAGCAACAACAATTTGCGGAACCTATTCCTAAAGATGAACTACAAGCAGGGGATTTGGTATTTTTTAGTAAGACACCTAATAAGATTACTCATGTAGGTTTATGTTTAGGCGAAGGGCGCTATATACATAGTTCTGGGCGAGAAATTGGGCGTAACGGAATTGGGATTGATGAACTATCTCCTGATGCGGATGAGGTGAGCCGAGCTTACTATCAACAGTTTCATTCTGGTGGCAGAATAGTCCAAAGTTATCAGCCTACTGGGAAAAAGTGGAGCAGAGCTTAA
- the glmU gene encoding bifunctional UDP-N-acetylglucosamine diphosphorylase/glucosamine-1-phosphate N-acetyltransferase GlmU — translation MVAVAILAAGKGTRMKSDLPKVLHSLGGRSLVEQVLHSCSSLSASRQMVIIGYQSDRVKQALSDFENLEFVEQTQQLGTGHAVQQLIPYLEGYSGDLLILNGDVPLLTPETLQKLLQTHQTHQNAATILTANLPNPQGYGRVFCDENLLIKEIVEDRDCSPAQKQNSRINAGVYCFNWSELAKILPNLQSNNDQQEYYLTDVFSLMSPVMAVDVQDYEEILGINDRKQLASAYRILQDRIKDNWMAAGVTIIDPASVTIDDTVELQADVVIEPQTHLRGETKIGARSRIGPNTLVENSQIGADVTIIYSVVTDSTIESQTRVGPYAHLRGHVQVGTGCRVGNFVELKSTTLGNNTNVAHLSYLGDTTTGNQVNIGAGTITANYDGVNKHQTSIGDRTKTGSNSVLIAPLTLGADVTVAAGSVIYKDVPDDCLAIARSHQAVKPGWRLKTD, via the coding sequence ATGGTGGCAGTAGCAATCTTAGCAGCCGGTAAAGGAACCCGCATGAAGTCGGATTTACCCAAGGTATTACATTCTTTGGGTGGGCGATCGCTTGTCGAACAAGTTTTGCACAGTTGCAGTTCTCTGTCAGCATCCCGCCAGATGGTAATTATTGGCTATCAAAGCGATCGCGTCAAGCAGGCTTTATCTGATTTTGAAAACCTCGAATTTGTCGAACAAACCCAACAGCTAGGTACGGGTCATGCAGTTCAACAGTTAATCCCTTATCTTGAAGGTTACAGTGGAGATTTACTGATTCTCAACGGTGATGTTCCCCTTCTCACACCAGAAACCCTGCAAAAACTGCTACAAACTCATCAAACTCATCAAAATGCTGCCACCATTTTGACAGCTAATTTACCCAATCCTCAAGGCTACGGACGGGTTTTCTGCGATGAAAACCTTTTAATCAAAGAAATAGTTGAAGATAGAGATTGCAGTCCAGCACAAAAACAGAATAGTCGGATTAATGCAGGTGTGTATTGTTTTAATTGGTCTGAATTAGCCAAAATTCTCCCCAATTTGCAAAGCAATAACGATCAGCAAGAATATTATCTTACAGACGTGTTTAGCTTAATGTCACCAGTCATGGCTGTTGATGTGCAAGACTATGAAGAAATTCTGGGAATCAACGATCGCAAACAGTTAGCCTCTGCTTACCGGATTTTGCAAGATCGGATTAAAGATAATTGGATGGCTGCTGGAGTCACAATTATCGATCCAGCTAGCGTCACCATTGATGACACGGTGGAACTACAAGCAGATGTCGTAATCGAACCCCAAACCCACTTGCGGGGTGAAACTAAAATTGGGGCGAGAAGTCGAATTGGTCCCAATACTTTAGTAGAAAATAGTCAAATTGGGGCAGATGTGACTATAATCTATTCTGTTGTGACGGATAGTACCATTGAATCTCAAACCCGCGTTGGTCCTTACGCTCACTTACGGGGTCACGTTCAAGTGGGTACTGGTTGTCGCGTTGGTAATTTTGTGGAACTCAAGAGTACTACTTTGGGAAATAACACCAATGTGGCTCATTTATCTTATTTAGGAGACACAACCACGGGAAATCAAGTCAATATCGGCGCGGGGACAATCACAGCTAATTATGATGGGGTGAATAAGCATCAAACCTCCATTGGCGATCGCACCAAAACCGGCTCTAATAGCGTCTTAATCGCACCATTGACTCTGGGAGCCGATGTGACTGTCGCGGCTGGTTCAGTGATATATAAAGACGTACCAGATGATTGTTTGGCGATCGCTCGCAGTCACCAAGCCGTGAAACCTGGTTGGCGTTTAAAAACTGACTAA
- a CDS encoding DUF2281 domain-containing protein — MMVFTATCKNGVIQLDRPLPPDWEGKQIQVTIEEVDSLPHKRRHSGSAKGQIQMLPDFDEPLDDFQHYMA; from the coding sequence ATGATGGTTTTCACTGCTACTTGTAAAAATGGGGTAATTCAACTTGATCGACCATTACCTCCCGACTGGGAAGGCAAACAGATTCAAGTGACAATTGAAGAAGTAGATTCACTGCCGCACAAACGTCGCCACAGTGGTAGTGCAAAAGGTCAGATTCAGATGTTGCCAGATTTTGATGAGCCTTTAGATGATTTTCAGCATTATATGGCATGA
- a CDS encoding AIM24 family protein, whose product MQHEVKIIEPTDLWYLQNNINKETNKFFHPTKAIPFIQQVEIKLNNSGTIIQKGSLHRCLGRLTYGVYKTDNRLREIWVSLTTETEYNAPVYRGTGSVFLEPKSKGHFLHYTQIQVLPSEQWEFDDNVFQFCSDNVVIGARRLKFRQMVGSTDGTWRVTLAPLPEQQAQVVTGTINPTKIIELRSGETLIADYDLVKGFTKGIREDYRKLGHFGKGGGEGYVWMYEGQGKLLIAEMEGLGLG is encoded by the coding sequence ATGCAACACGAAGTCAAAATTATTGAACCAACAGATCTGTGGTATTTACAAAATAATATCAATAAAGAAACCAATAAGTTTTTTCATCCCACCAAAGCCATTCCTTTTATCCAACAAGTAGAAATTAAACTGAATAATTCTGGCACAATTATTCAAAAAGGATCTCTACATAGATGCTTGGGGAGATTAACTTATGGAGTATATAAAACTGATAATCGGTTAAGAGAAATTTGGGTATCTTTAACCACCGAAACAGAGTACAATGCTCCAGTTTATCGAGGTACTGGAAGTGTTTTTTTAGAGCCTAAATCTAAAGGACATTTCTTGCATTATACCCAGATTCAGGTGTTGCCATCAGAACAATGGGAATTTGATGATAACGTCTTTCAATTTTGTTCGGATAATGTAGTAATCGGAGCGAGAAGATTAAAATTTCGGCAAATGGTTGGTTCGACTGATGGTACTTGGAGAGTGACTTTAGCACCTTTACCCGAACAACAAGCTCAAGTCGTCACAGGGACAATTAATCCTACTAAAATTATCGAACTTAGATCTGGTGAAACTTTAATTGCTGACTATGATTTAGTCAAAGGATTCACTAAAGGAATTAGAGAAGACTACCGAAAACTGGGTCATTTTGGTAAAGGTGGTGGAGAAGGATATGTTTGGATGTATGAAGGACAAGGAAAACTTTTAATTGCAGAGATGGAAGGATTAGGATTGGGTTAA
- a CDS encoding DnaJ domain-containing protein — MGNIDRCYHILALKQGASLEEVKQAYRQLAKTWHPDRYKGDPQLSQQAEEQFRKITEAYQLLREHFLHPESSRRSNIFTQQSTPEAFYERGAEHAKAGEYQDAVREFSIAIRLNPNYAEAYRYRGFVRSLLGLELAAASDLAKATELGLPKENSPPPPPYSSNYGKYGASVPNEPEINGKRSPFTPPQPNNPSPVTSELPLTPGPWKCTQTFTNHTDAVAAVAISPNGKILASASWDGTVNLFNLWTGKLFCTLTGHTEPVWTVAISSDSQMLASGSRDGTIKLWHINSASLLRTLTGHTEGVRSIAISGDRKSLISGSWDGSVKFWNLLNGQVLHSQVGYNDPVWAVAISPDGQTVFAGGQGGVIKLYHLRTGELLRTFVGDSGEIYTIAISPDGKKLVTSGKNGKIQIWLVATGKPEETLISTSKSVHSVVFTPDGRILVNGDEDGKIIFWDLPSAKPLYTLTGHQGTVTSLAFTKDSQTLVSSSLDRTIKVWYYTNL, encoded by the coding sequence ATGGGTAATATTGATCGCTGCTACCATATTTTGGCATTAAAACAGGGTGCATCTCTAGAAGAGGTAAAACAAGCTTATCGTCAACTAGCGAAGACTTGGCACCCCGATCGCTACAAAGGAGATCCTCAACTTAGCCAACAAGCAGAGGAACAGTTTAGAAAAATTACTGAGGCATATCAATTACTCAGAGAACATTTTTTACATCCTGAATCTTCCAGACGCAGTAACATTTTTACTCAACAATCTACCCCTGAAGCTTTTTATGAAAGAGGTGCAGAACACGCCAAAGCAGGGGAATATCAAGATGCAGTGCGAGAATTTAGCATCGCGATTCGCCTGAACCCTAATTATGCTGAAGCCTATCGATATCGAGGATTTGTGCGCTCTTTATTGGGTTTGGAACTGGCAGCAGCCAGCGATTTAGCCAAAGCTACCGAACTGGGATTACCTAAAGAAAATTCCCCTCCTCCACCACCTTACTCATCTAATTACGGTAAATATGGGGCTTCGGTGCCGAATGAACCCGAAATAAATGGCAAAAGATCGCCTTTTACACCGCCTCAGCCCAACAATCCCAGTCCTGTAACCAGCGAATTACCCCTAACCCCAGGACCTTGGAAATGTACCCAGACATTTACCAATCATACAGATGCAGTTGCTGCCGTAGCCATCTCTCCTAATGGCAAAATCCTGGCTAGTGCTAGTTGGGATGGTACGGTTAACCTATTTAACTTATGGACTGGTAAACTATTTTGCACCCTCACAGGTCATACTGAGCCAGTTTGGACGGTTGCCATCAGTTCAGATAGTCAAATGTTGGCTAGCGGTAGTAGAGATGGAACTATCAAGCTTTGGCACATTAACAGTGCTTCTTTGCTACGCACCCTCACCGGACATACTGAAGGAGTCAGATCTATTGCCATTAGTGGCGATCGCAAGTCGTTAATTAGCGGTAGCTGGGATGGTTCGGTCAAATTCTGGAATTTACTCAATGGACAAGTACTACACAGCCAAGTTGGCTATAACGATCCAGTTTGGGCAGTAGCCATCAGTCCAGACGGACAGACCGTGTTTGCTGGCGGACAGGGTGGAGTTATCAAACTCTATCATCTCAGAACTGGGGAACTATTGCGGACTTTTGTGGGAGATAGCGGTGAAATATATACCATAGCCATTAGTCCCGATGGCAAAAAATTGGTAACCAGTGGTAAAAACGGCAAAATCCAGATTTGGCTGGTAGCTACAGGTAAACCTGAAGAAACCTTGATTAGTACCTCCAAATCAGTCCACTCAGTTGTTTTTACGCCAGATGGTCGCATTCTAGTCAATGGCGATGAAGATGGGAAAATTATATTCTGGGATCTTCCCTCTGCTAAACCCCTTTATACCCTCACTGGACATCAAGGAACAGTCACCTCATTAGCTTTTACTAAAGATAGCCAAACCTTAGTTAGTAGCAGTTTAGATCGCACAATTAAAGTCTGGTACTACACTAACCTTTAA